One genomic region from Candidatus Cybelea sp. encodes:
- a CDS encoding cation transporter translates to MIIEAAVAITTSIMARSLVLMAFGLDSIIELSSAGVLMWRLAVELKAGLAFPEAIEIRASKVASALLFALAAYVILTAGSSLWYRVGADFSLAGLLLAVISIPAMYALARAKLKTAENLGSRALRADAIEAITCGYLGVVVVISLVAQLIFRVWWVDGVASLAVVFFLVREGREAWRGYDCCK, encoded by the coding sequence ATGATCATAGAAGCTGCCGTCGCCATTACTACGTCTATCATGGCCCGCAGCCTTGTCCTAATGGCATTCGGTCTGGACAGCATCATCGAGCTTTCATCCGCCGGTGTGCTAATGTGGCGATTAGCGGTCGAACTAAAAGCGGGTCTCGCATTTCCCGAGGCGATTGAAATACGCGCGAGCAAGGTAGCTAGTGCGTTGCTATTCGCTCTAGCAGCGTATGTAATCCTGACGGCCGGGTCGAGTCTTTGGTACCGGGTCGGCGCGGACTTCTCGCTCGCCGGACTGCTACTAGCTGTCATTTCCATCCCGGCAATGTACGCGCTCGCTCGGGCTAAGCTCAAGACTGCGGAAAACCTTGGGAGTCGAGCATTGCGTGCGGATGCTATCGAGGCGATTACCTGCGGCTATCTCGGTGTGGTCGTAGTTATCAGCCTCGTCGCGCAACTGATTTTTCGTGTTTGGTGGGTCGATGGCGTTGCCTCACTAGCGGTTGTGTTCTTTCTTGTAAGAGAGGGCAGGGAAGCCTGGCGCGGATACGACTGCTGTAAGTGA
- a CDS encoding sulfite exporter TauE/SafE family protein — protein sequence MIAATAGGSAIATFIGAHIAVHLAEQSMRKGLAVFLAALATFTIFSAFWRQAMTRRLQWPSASAIGASGGFCSGLFGVGGATFTIPLFALLFGLSQTEAQGMGIAVVLPAIVIAISTYTLAGFADWRVGLILGTGAVLSVGFGVALAHKLPQRALRVALCMILYVGALGLWFRG from the coding sequence TTGATTGCAGCAACCGCAGGCGGTTCCGCGATCGCAACCTTCATCGGCGCGCACATTGCAGTTCACCTGGCAGAACAGTCCATGCGGAAAGGCTTGGCGGTTTTCCTCGCAGCTTTGGCAACGTTCACGATCTTCAGCGCATTTTGGCGACAAGCTATGACCAGGAGGCTTCAATGGCCCTCTGCATCGGCGATCGGAGCGAGCGGAGGATTCTGCTCTGGGCTGTTCGGAGTTGGGGGGGCGACGTTTACGATCCCGTTGTTCGCGTTACTTTTCGGGCTCTCTCAAACGGAGGCCCAAGGTATGGGGATCGCTGTTGTGCTGCCCGCAATAGTGATCGCGATTTCGACTTACACACTTGCAGGCTTTGCAGATTGGCGCGTCGGTCTGATACTAGGTACCGGAGCCGTTCTTAGCGTCGGTTTCGGAGTTGCTCTCGCGCACAAACTGCCGCAACGTGCGCTGCGTGTGGCGCTCTGCATGATTCTATACGTTGGTGCGTTGGGGTTATGGTTTCGTGGTTGA
- a CDS encoding MarR family winged helix-turn-helix transcriptional regulator gives MQLLSRRTTGVSPVTFEQQIVGLIRALGLHRPDQTPCGAPISVGEAQALFELAHDPGISQNELAARLHLEKSTVSRLSKMLEQRGWLDRLRDKDDSRLLRLRLTAAGSKAVHRLSASRRARFAKVFDAIPAQKREALLDSLSLLSEVLNEA, from the coding sequence ATGCAACTGTTGAGCCGTCGAACTACCGGGGTCTCGCCCGTTACCTTCGAGCAGCAGATCGTCGGATTGATCCGCGCGCTCGGATTGCATCGGCCGGACCAAACCCCTTGCGGAGCGCCGATTTCCGTGGGGGAAGCTCAGGCGCTTTTCGAGCTCGCCCACGACCCTGGCATCTCTCAAAATGAGCTCGCCGCGCGACTGCATTTAGAGAAGAGCACCGTCAGCCGACTATCTAAGATGCTCGAACAACGCGGCTGGCTCGACCGCTTGAGGGACAAGGACGATTCTCGATTGTTGAGGCTCCGGCTGACCGCGGCTGGATCAAAGGCGGTGCATCGTCTCTCCGCTTCGCGGCGGGCGCGATTCGCTAAGGTCTTTGATGCAATACCCGCGCAGAAGCGCGAGGCCCTCTTGGATTCACTCTCTCTTCTATCCGAGGTACTTAATGAAGCGTAA
- the cas1 gene encoding CRISPR-associated endonuclease Cas1: protein MLGLNRSEDDVSQRLGVFRWNLYARWKKRPVGFDLGEECELRPFRFVEENLWLLGDRSEKCLSLLRVYGDRLKSLGNQVFKPDTQERENGRVHGREVEIDTWNGDYGISLRVLYGKLRIEDGIGPHRRSIALDRAGSGLERLVLLGKSGTVTLEALAWLRAIGATLIQLNPNGEVLAHSVPFGYDGLPIRRPQALAVATGLDVEVARGLIAQKLNGQRANPSRLRVNLQGFDALCETLDRVNSIEQVRICEAQAAAIYWNAWSSVPIRLRGRDLARVPARWARYDSRSSILTGAPRAATNPVNALLNYTYALLESEARLALLGAGLDPTLGVLHADQRNRDSFCARCHGTRSARCRRVSARSAGRSDFHLARLR from the coding sequence ATGCTCGGACTCAACCGGTCCGAGGACGATGTTTCTCAGCGACTTGGCGTATTTCGTTGGAACCTCTACGCGCGCTGGAAGAAACGCCCCGTTGGGTTCGACCTGGGCGAAGAATGCGAGCTTCGGCCATTCCGATTTGTCGAAGAGAATCTCTGGCTTCTCGGAGACCGCAGCGAGAAGTGCCTGAGCCTCCTCCGGGTCTACGGCGATCGGCTCAAGTCTCTGGGGAATCAGGTGTTCAAACCAGACACTCAGGAGCGAGAAAACGGTCGGGTACATGGACGCGAAGTCGAGATAGACACATGGAACGGCGATTACGGGATCAGCCTGCGGGTATTGTACGGCAAGCTCCGTATTGAGGACGGGATTGGCCCGCATCGTCGCTCGATCGCCCTCGACCGCGCGGGCTCAGGACTCGAACGGCTTGTCCTGCTAGGCAAAAGCGGAACGGTCACGCTTGAGGCCCTCGCATGGCTGCGCGCGATTGGCGCGACACTTATCCAGCTTAATCCCAATGGCGAGGTTCTCGCACATTCGGTTCCATTTGGATACGACGGCTTGCCGATCCGCCGCCCGCAAGCGCTCGCCGTCGCGACCGGACTCGACGTGGAAGTCGCGCGAGGTCTCATCGCACAGAAGCTCAACGGCCAGCGCGCTAATCCCTCACGCCTTCGTGTAAACCTTCAAGGCTTCGATGCGCTGTGTGAGACGCTGGATCGCGTGAACTCCATCGAACAGGTGCGCATTTGCGAGGCACAGGCAGCGGCGATCTATTGGAATGCGTGGTCATCCGTGCCGATACGGTTGCGAGGTCGGGACCTTGCTCGCGTCCCGGCGCGATGGGCGCGGTACGATTCCCGCTCTTCGATCCTGACCGGCGCACCTCGCGCCGCGACTAATCCGGTTAATGCATTGCTCAACTATACGTACGCGCTTCTTGAATCGGAAGCGCGCCTCGCACTCCTCGGCGCTGGTCTCGATCCGACCTTAGGCGTGCTGCACGCCGACCAGAGGAATCGCGATTCGTTTTGCGCTCGATGCCATGGAACCCGCTCGGCCCGATGTAGACGCGTTTCTGCTCGATCTGCTGGAAGGTCGGACTTTCATCTCGCGCGACTTCGTTGA
- a CDS encoding transcriptional repressor translates to MASRAEYVTRPREWIASILAREPRFLSAAQIHQRLRRMGAPVSLSTVYRTLDHLRTKGDVTERAEADGETSYMLCGPAPHHHHAICRSCGRVEDVDCAATEQFAESLRALHGFRIDGHAMEFSGTCRDCS, encoded by the coding sequence GTGGCCAGCCGGGCAGAGTACGTCACGCGCCCGCGCGAGTGGATTGCTTCCATCCTCGCGCGTGAGCCGCGCTTTCTCTCCGCAGCGCAGATTCATCAGCGCCTCAGACGCATGGGAGCACCCGTTTCGCTATCGACGGTCTATCGAACGCTCGATCACCTGCGCACCAAGGGCGACGTAACGGAACGCGCGGAGGCCGACGGCGAGACGAGCTACATGCTTTGCGGCCCCGCGCCGCATCACCACCACGCGATCTGCCGCTCGTGCGGCCGCGTCGAGGACGTCGACTGCGCGGCAACCGAGCAGTTTGCGGAATCACTGCGGGCGCTGCACGGCTTTCGGATCGACGGCCACGCGATGGAGTTTTCTGGAACATGCCGAGACTGCAGTTAG
- a CDS encoding metal ABC transporter substrate-binding protein, translated as MPRLQLVLVALALALAACAHGASQQNAGEAAVGKINVATTISTLNSFVQGVGGEYVSVRNIVPIGASPETFAPAPQDVASIADAQLLVENGAGLETWLDRLLHDAGASKLHIVVCAQGLPVKNLNPHLWMDPVLAKAYVDKIRDALITVDPAHADAYRLNAFRYNHRLDELIAQIRRQINMIPPAQRYMIVYHNAWQYYNDRFGIVTLGFVERNPGQEPNPQQIAELIDLAKRHHVRALFSEPEYSPKILETMAQGANIKIVENLYDDSIGTDPRVANYIAMLTYDTSVIVQSLR; from the coding sequence ATGCCGAGACTGCAGTTAGTCCTCGTCGCGCTCGCACTGGCTCTCGCTGCCTGCGCGCACGGCGCGTCGCAGCAGAACGCCGGCGAAGCCGCCGTCGGAAAGATCAACGTCGCGACAACGATCTCAACGCTCAACTCCTTCGTGCAAGGAGTGGGAGGCGAGTACGTCAGCGTCCGTAACATCGTGCCGATCGGCGCCTCACCCGAGACGTTTGCTCCGGCGCCGCAAGACGTCGCGAGCATCGCCGACGCGCAGCTGCTCGTCGAGAACGGAGCCGGTCTCGAAACCTGGCTCGACCGGCTCCTGCACGATGCCGGAGCCTCGAAGCTTCACATCGTGGTCTGCGCGCAAGGGCTGCCGGTGAAGAATCTCAATCCGCATCTGTGGATGGATCCGGTGCTCGCCAAAGCTTACGTCGACAAGATTCGCGACGCGCTCATCACGGTCGACCCGGCGCACGCAGACGCCTATCGGCTCAATGCGTTTCGCTACAACCACCGGCTCGACGAGCTCATCGCGCAGATCCGGCGGCAAATCAACATGATCCCGCCCGCACAGCGCTATATGATCGTCTATCACAACGCCTGGCAATACTACAACGACCGCTTCGGGATCGTGACGCTCGGCTTTGTCGAGCGCAATCCCGGCCAGGAGCCCAATCCGCAGCAGATTGCCGAGCTGATCGATCTCGCTAAGCGGCACCACGTGCGCGCCCTGTTCAGCGAGCCGGAGTACAGCCCGAAAATCCTCGAAACGATGGCGCAAGGCGCGAACATCAAAATCGTCGAGAACTTGTACGACGACTCCATCGGCACCGATCCGCGCGTCGCCAACTATATCGCGATGCTGACCTACGATACGAGCGTCATCGTCCAATCGCTCAGATGA